The proteins below come from a single Acidobacteriota bacterium genomic window:
- a CDS encoding ABC transporter substrate-binding protein, which translates to MARRAWSSVILGGVASTALLAVLARLILPAGTFGGRFWAFILVSGAMGALGTAVLLFQQKSYSKEHLDDLLRRIASGSLDVGQDSTTRGVLEAFPGLKRVLSSLQGIIGHLQDTGAGVSEASGRISEKAQQLFSEAEDQARSVSGVRHSLSSLEGEIEKVVESVDSLSGFTEKTSSAILEMRASIEEVLGATHSLSSLVDEISASIEEMSRSIDEVAGHGESLSSFAIENSSAMVEMDATISQIEENIRDTEGISRQVLDTARSGEEAVKHTVVALSTIHNVMTTNQEAMNSLVDRSRDIGKILKVIRDIADQTNLLALNAAIIAAQAGEHGRSFGVVAEEIRDLSERTTASTGEVATIIQTIQREVEEASRVAREGMVKVDEGLRLGQSAEATLQKIGKAIEGAGTSISHIARAASEQAKGSRQVTAAIEEMTKRIERISTATREQAQTSRHISKRSEVMKDLTRSVDRAMEEEAAGSNTIAEGMDQVRSSVEAIQKALIRMSQAGQQIVGAMDAISGSAEQNLHGAREMSATSAALKQESLILVEELTAFQLPKARRGGELRLGGVAYEYHLDPAFANNIRDHEVVHPYCEGLVRLGQGTQVLPGVAESWRLSTDGKIYTFRLRHGVVFHNGRPVTSADVLYSWHRAASPKLLSEGKSFLGPVEGIEAYVEGKAKTVSGLRAPDDRTVEVCLKEPLAFFLYFLAYPEASIMPREAFDEQTLRLVRPLGCGPFSIVEASPDRVRMERFAGYWESGVPYLDRVVFDFSCRDEDCLEAALKRGQVHLVSNFSNDAVEKLLQDPFWQNHTQSTVLLNTIFVSIRNDLPPLDIKEVRQAMNYAVDRDSLVGQYVHARSTPARGILPPGILGYRQDLRGFHYDPERAKWLLQKAGFGAGLDLKVPVDTSRVRQSKEFSVLVEMLRAVNVRVDAEPMSHEAFEALRKTRGKPALYATGWYADYPDPDSFMHFLFHSKGGDVLEVHYRNPQFDEVVDRARRSLNPEERVDLYRRAEDMLIEDAPCIFLYHTRGIVPHQPDVMGMKLFLTPPMVRPERIWLNQESGN; encoded by the coding sequence GTGGCGAGGCGCGCTTGGAGCAGTGTGATCCTGGGGGGTGTGGCCTCCACGGCCCTGCTGGCCGTTCTGGCCCGCCTCATCCTGCCAGCCGGCACCTTCGGCGGCCGGTTCTGGGCCTTCATCCTCGTCTCGGGCGCCATGGGAGCCCTCGGGACGGCCGTCCTCCTTTTCCAGCAGAAGTCCTACTCCAAGGAGCACCTGGACGACCTCCTCCGAAGGATCGCGTCGGGGAGCCTGGACGTCGGTCAGGACTCGACCACGCGGGGGGTCCTGGAGGCGTTCCCGGGACTGAAACGGGTCCTCTCCTCCCTCCAGGGAATCATCGGGCACCTCCAGGACACGGGGGCCGGGGTGTCGGAAGCCTCGGGCCGCATCTCGGAGAAGGCCCAGCAGCTCTTCTCGGAAGCGGAGGACCAGGCGAGATCCGTGTCCGGCGTCCGGCACTCCCTCTCCTCCCTCGAAGGGGAGATCGAAAAGGTCGTGGAGAGCGTGGACAGCCTCTCCGGGTTCACGGAGAAAACGTCCAGCGCGATCTTGGAGATGCGGGCCTCCATCGAGGAGGTCCTCGGGGCCACCCACAGCCTCTCGTCGCTCGTGGACGAAATCAGCGCCTCCATCGAGGAGATGTCCCGTTCCATCGACGAAGTGGCCGGCCACGGGGAGAGCCTTTCCTCCTTCGCCATCGAGAACTCCTCGGCCATGGTCGAAATGGACGCCACCATCAGCCAGATCGAAGAGAACATCCGGGATACGGAGGGGATTTCCCGGCAGGTTCTCGATACGGCCCGCTCCGGGGAGGAGGCCGTCAAGCACACGGTGGTGGCCCTCTCGACCATCCACAACGTCATGACCACGAACCAGGAGGCCATGAACTCCCTGGTGGACAGGTCCCGTGACATCGGAAAAATCCTGAAGGTGATCCGGGACATCGCCGACCAGACGAATCTGCTTGCCCTCAACGCCGCCATCATCGCCGCGCAGGCGGGAGAGCACGGGCGCTCCTTCGGAGTGGTGGCGGAGGAGATCCGGGACCTCAGCGAGCGGACGACGGCCTCCACGGGCGAGGTGGCCACCATCATCCAGACCATCCAGCGAGAGGTGGAGGAGGCCAGCCGGGTGGCCCGAGAGGGGATGGTCAAGGTGGACGAGGGGCTCCGGCTGGGACAGAGCGCCGAGGCCACCCTGCAGAAGATCGGAAAGGCCATCGAAGGCGCCGGCACGAGCATCAGCCACATCGCCCGAGCTGCCTCGGAGCAGGCCAAGGGCAGCCGGCAGGTGACGGCGGCCATCGAGGAGATGACCAAGCGCATCGAGCGCATCTCCACGGCCACCCGCGAGCAGGCGCAGACCTCTCGCCACATCAGCAAGCGCTCCGAGGTCATGAAGGACCTGACCCGCAGCGTGGACCGGGCCATGGAGGAGGAAGCCGCCGGGAGCAACACCATCGCCGAGGGCATGGACCAGGTCCGCAGTTCCGTGGAGGCCATCCAAAAGGCCCTGATCCGCATGTCTCAGGCGGGCCAGCAGATCGTGGGCGCCATGGACGCCATCTCGGGATCGGCCGAGCAGAACCTCCACGGAGCCAGGGAGATGTCGGCCACGTCGGCCGCCCTCAAACAGGAGTCCCTCATCCTCGTGGAGGAACTCACGGCCTTTCAATTGCCGAAGGCCCGCCGGGGAGGCGAGCTCCGCCTGGGCGGGGTGGCCTACGAATACCACCTGGACCCGGCCTTCGCCAACAACATCCGGGACCACGAGGTGGTCCACCCCTACTGCGAGGGCCTCGTGCGTCTCGGGCAGGGCACCCAGGTCCTCCCGGGCGTCGCGGAATCGTGGCGTCTGAGCACGGACGGAAAGATCTACACCTTCCGCCTGCGCCACGGCGTGGTCTTCCACAACGGGCGCCCCGTGACTTCCGCCGACGTACTGTACTCCTGGCACCGGGCGGCCTCGCCCAAACTCCTGTCCGAGGGAAAGTCCTTCCTGGGGCCGGTGGAGGGAATCGAGGCCTACGTGGAGGGGAAGGCCAAGACGGTGTCGGGCCTGAGGGCGCCGGACGACCGGACGGTGGAGGTGTGCCTCAAGGAACCCCTGGCCTTCTTCCTGTACTTCCTGGCGTACCCGGAGGCCTCCATCATGCCCCGGGAGGCCTTTGACGAGCAGACCCTCCGCCTGGTCAGACCCCTGGGATGCGGGCCCTTCTCGATCGTCGAGGCTTCACCGGACCGGGTGAGGATGGAGCGCTTCGCAGGGTACTGGGAGAGCGGAGTTCCCTACCTGGACCGGGTGGTCTTCGACTTCTCGTGCCGCGACGAGGACTGCCTGGAGGCGGCGCTCAAACGGGGGCAGGTCCACCTCGTCTCCAACTTCTCCAACGACGCCGTCGAGAAGCTCCTCCAGGATCCCTTCTGGCAGAACCACACCCAGAGCACGGTCCTCCTCAACACGATCTTCGTCAGCATCCGCAACGACCTTCCCCCCTTGGATATCAAGGAGGTCCGGCAGGCCATGAACTACGCGGTGGACCGGGATTCCCTGGTGGGCCAGTACGTTCACGCCCGCTCGACGCCGGCCCGCGGGATCCTGCCCCCCGGCATCCTTGGATACCGCCAGGACCTGAGGGGCTTCCACTACGATCCGGAGCGCGCCAAATGGCTTCTCCAGAAGGCCGGATTCGGAGCGGGGTTGGATCTGAAAGTCCCCGTGGACACGAGCCGCGTAAGGCAGTCCAAGGAGTTCTCCGTCCTCGTCGAGATGCTGAGGGCCGTCAACGTGAGGGTGGATGCGGAGCCGATGAGCCACGAGGCCTTCGAGGCCCTGAGGAAGACCCGCGGAAAGCCCGCCTTGTACGCGACGGGTTGGTACGCGGACTACCCGGATCCCGATTCCTTCATGCACTTCCTCTTCCACTCGAAGGGAGGCGACGTGCTCGAGGTCCACTATCGGAACCCTCAGTTCGACGAGGTCGTGGACCGGGCCCGACGCTCATTGAACCCGGAGGAGCGGGTGGACCTGTACAGGAGGGCGGAGGACATGCTCATCGAGGACGCGCCCTGCATCTTCCTGTACCACACGCGGGGCATCGTGCCCCATCAGCCGGACGTCATGGGCATGAAGCTGTTCCTCACCCCGCCCATGGTCCGGCCGGAGAGAATCTGGCTCAATCAAGAAAGCGGAAATTGA
- a CDS encoding bifunctional (p)ppGpp synthetase/guanosine-3',5'-bis(diphosphate) 3'-pyrophosphohydrolase: protein MLPRIDRVLEKVKTYNPSSDERLLQKAYLFSALAHEGQLRYTGEPYLVHPVAVTDILADLKADDTALVAGLLHDVVEDNHSVSLEDIQKRFGRDVAHIVDGVTKIEDQVPLASRQEREWASLRKVILAMVDDIRVILVKLADRLHNLRTLDGLPPDRRPVKALETLQIYAPIAYRLGLGRMKTELEDLSFRHAYPEEYAALSEALQNRRSYSQDFIQETSAEIQAILDANKVRGEVFGRVKHLYSIFLKLRRQEISLEQVYDYMAFRVLVPSVKDCYAVLGGIHGKWIPVPGRFKDFVALPKENHYRSLHTSVVGPHGQPFEIQIRTFQMHEEAENGIAAHWQYKEGKLSQEDEAATTHWLRQLLEWRQDGGTDKDFLQDLRVDLFPKEVYVFTPRGEVLSFPRGATPIDFAFAIHSEVGHRCVGAKINGKLVPLKTPMKSGDRVEIVTSPQGRPSRDWLKAAVTGRALSKIKAWLNAQEKARALEIGKAALDRELKRLKVGIKESQESGLLQEALKKVSVSDLDALYAEIGYGKISARVFARRLVPPSPEPAAPSAPAAQPETPREPTLMVRGAADLLTTLARCCKPIRGDDVVGFISRGRGLVIHRADCPNVSRLKYNPDRFMEVRWSEKETGAAGHEVHLAIQTEDKTGMVAAITQIVADAKAPLRHLEASVNDKGEGVIRLAVLIRDKSHLSAIQTRIARIPGVLGLRRVNR, encoded by the coding sequence ATGTTGCCGCGAATAGACCGCGTCCTCGAGAAGGTGAAGACTTACAACCCCTCGTCGGACGAACGCCTGCTCCAGAAAGCCTACCTCTTCTCGGCCCTGGCCCACGAGGGCCAGTTGCGATACACGGGGGAGCCTTACCTCGTCCATCCGGTGGCCGTCACCGACATCCTGGCGGACTTGAAAGCCGACGACACGGCCCTCGTGGCGGGGCTCCTGCACGACGTGGTGGAGGACAACCACTCGGTCAGCCTGGAGGACATCCAGAAGCGCTTCGGGCGCGACGTGGCCCACATCGTGGACGGGGTGACGAAAATCGAGGACCAGGTCCCCCTCGCAAGCCGCCAGGAAAGGGAGTGGGCCTCCCTCCGCAAGGTCATCCTCGCCATGGTGGACGACATCCGCGTGATCCTCGTGAAGCTCGCGGACCGCCTCCACAATTTGAGGACCCTCGACGGCCTTCCGCCCGACCGGCGACCGGTCAAGGCCCTGGAGACTTTGCAGATCTACGCGCCCATCGCCTATCGCCTGGGCCTCGGGCGGATGAAGACCGAACTGGAGGACCTCTCCTTCCGGCACGCCTACCCCGAGGAGTACGCTGCCCTCTCGGAGGCCCTCCAGAACCGGCGGTCCTACAGCCAGGACTTCATTCAGGAGACCTCCGCCGAGATCCAGGCCATCCTGGACGCGAACAAGGTTCGCGGCGAGGTCTTCGGCCGGGTCAAGCACCTCTACAGCATCTTCCTCAAGCTGAGGCGGCAGGAGATCTCCCTGGAGCAGGTTTACGACTACATGGCCTTCCGGGTCCTCGTCCCGTCGGTGAAGGACTGCTACGCGGTTCTTGGAGGCATCCACGGCAAGTGGATCCCGGTGCCGGGTCGGTTCAAGGACTTCGTGGCCCTGCCGAAGGAGAACCACTACAGGTCTCTCCACACGTCCGTCGTGGGACCCCACGGCCAGCCGTTCGAGATTCAGATCCGGACCTTCCAGATGCACGAGGAGGCCGAGAACGGCATCGCCGCGCACTGGCAGTACAAGGAGGGAAAGCTTTCCCAGGAGGACGAGGCCGCCACGACCCACTGGCTGAGGCAGCTCCTCGAATGGCGACAGGACGGCGGCACCGACAAGGACTTCCTCCAGGATCTGAGGGTGGACCTCTTCCCCAAGGAAGTGTACGTGTTCACCCCCCGCGGGGAGGTGCTGTCCTTCCCGAGGGGAGCGACGCCCATCGACTTCGCCTTCGCCATCCATTCGGAGGTGGGACACCGGTGCGTGGGGGCCAAGATCAACGGAAAGCTCGTTCCCCTCAAGACCCCCATGAAGAGCGGCGACCGCGTGGAAATCGTGACGAGCCCTCAGGGAAGACCCTCTCGTGACTGGCTCAAGGCGGCCGTCACCGGCCGCGCCCTCTCCAAGATCAAGGCCTGGCTCAACGCCCAGGAAAAGGCCCGCGCCCTCGAAATCGGAAAGGCCGCCCTGGACCGGGAGCTGAAGCGGCTGAAGGTGGGAATCAAGGAGTCCCAGGAGTCGGGGCTCCTCCAGGAGGCCCTGAAGAAGGTCTCCGTATCGGACCTGGACGCCCTGTACGCGGAGATCGGCTACGGGAAGATCTCCGCCCGGGTGTTCGCCCGCCGCCTGGTTCCCCCCTCTCCGGAGCCGGCGGCTCCATCGGCCCCGGCCGCACAGCCCGAGACCCCGCGAGAGCCCACCCTGATGGTCCGCGGCGCCGCGGACCTCCTCACGACCCTGGCCCGGTGCTGCAAGCCCATCCGCGGGGACGACGTGGTCGGCTTCATCTCGCGGGGCCGCGGACTCGTCATCCACCGGGCGGATTGCCCGAACGTCTCGCGGCTCAAGTACAATCCCGACCGCTTCATGGAAGTCCGTTGGAGCGAGAAGGAGACCGGGGCCGCGGGCCACGAGGTCCACCTGGCCATCCAGACCGAGGACAAGACCGGCATGGTGGCCGCCATCACCCAGATCGTGGCCGACGCGAAGGCGCCCCTGAGGCACCTCGAGGCTTCGGTCAATGACAAGGGGGAGGGCGTGATCCGCCTCGCCGTCCTCATCCGTGACAAGTCGCACCTGTCGGCCATCCAGACGCGAATCGCCCGCATCCCCGGCGTTCTCGGGCTCCGCCGGGTCAATCGGTAG
- a CDS encoding diacylglycerol kinase family protein encodes MTEAPARLSKAKNRPTAWLLHNPAARGAPDPTQLSRIARELALAGFRVETAASDRPGAVTGLARHAASEGAERVVVCGGDGTVREAAQGLTHTGVPLGIVPLGTANVLARELGLPLAPGPAAVVASRGAARRVGVGLLNSGPVFTFCASAGLDALAVDRIDLRMKTQTGGWAYVHAALLALLEEAVPSLLLESEEGVRAEASQVFVLRASRYGGDFRLCPEASVFSDTMRVLAVAPPLGARLIPLLIQAMLGGIGTSPGVRSIETRALRITTPHGFPIQADGDVVGRIPAEIRTDPGSLALVVPDPNGGSFP; translated from the coding sequence GTGACCGAGGCTCCCGCCCGCCTCTCCAAGGCGAAGAACCGGCCGACCGCATGGCTCCTGCACAATCCGGCGGCCCGGGGCGCGCCCGACCCGACCCAGCTCTCCCGCATCGCCCGCGAATTGGCCCTGGCCGGGTTCCGCGTGGAAACCGCCGCATCGGATCGCCCGGGGGCGGTGACGGGGCTGGCGAGGCATGCGGCCTCCGAAGGCGCGGAGCGGGTCGTGGTCTGCGGCGGAGACGGAACGGTGCGGGAGGCGGCCCAGGGCTTGACCCACACCGGCGTCCCCCTCGGGATTGTTCCCCTGGGAACGGCCAATGTTCTCGCACGGGAGTTGGGCCTCCCGCTGGCCCCCGGCCCGGCGGCGGTGGTGGCCTCCAGGGGCGCCGCGAGGAGGGTGGGCGTGGGCCTCCTGAATTCGGGTCCCGTCTTCACCTTCTGCGCCTCCGCGGGGCTGGACGCCCTCGCCGTGGATCGGATCGACCTCCGGATGAAGACCCAGACGGGGGGGTGGGCCTACGTCCACGCCGCCCTTCTCGCCCTCCTGGAGGAGGCCGTCCCCAGCCTCCTGCTGGAATCGGAGGAGGGGGTAAGGGCGGAGGCCTCGCAGGTTTTCGTCCTGCGGGCGAGCCGCTACGGGGGCGACTTCCGCCTTTGCCCTGAGGCTTCCGTCTTTTCGGACACGATGCGGGTGCTGGCCGTGGCCCCGCCTCTTGGTGCGCGCCTGATCCCTCTTCTGATCCAGGCCATGCTGGGGGGGATCGGGACGTCTCCCGGCGTGCGGTCCATCGAGACCCGGGCCCTGCGGATCACGACCCCGCATGGATTCCCCATCCAGGCCGATGGGGACGTGGTGGGACGTATTCCGGCTGAAATCCGCACCGATCCCGGTTCCCTCGCCCTCGTCGTCCCGGACCCGAACGGGGGCTCGTTCCCATGA
- a CDS encoding thioredoxin domain-containing protein has product MNRLGLESSPYLRQHAENPVDWYPWGEEALRKARAEDKPIFLSIGYSACHWCHVMAHESFENPRVARYLNDHFVSIKVDREERPDLDALYMRAVQILSGQGGWPLTAFLTPGLRPFYGGTYFPPEPGWGRPSFGQVLRGVLEAFKTRRSEVDASAGSVAEAVESSFNPSEEPVPPGSRAEEMALDAILSRMDPERGGFGEGPKFPQPPLLSFLLDAAARRREALPIERVMTTLRRMEAGGIRDQVGGGFHRYSVDGDWHVPHYEKMLYDNAQLASLYFKAFALTGETGFAAVAQEVLADLERTFSEPGGGFIAALDADSDGEEGRYYLWTRDEVIRVVGPEEGRLVADLFGLGEGPALEERTLHRRLAWDQACGWTGEAPAAFRRRIGASLEALRRAREGRVPPGADTKVLTDWNALAAEAFLDGYAATGGPDLLARGLRLLDSIWARAWDGERLHHVWDGERARVPGLLADHAYLAAAEWKAFALTGTSRRFRRVEALLSRVERDFHHPETGRVYDVPLKGGDPALLMPVRDPDDGVLPSAVSVYGRVLWLWQRLTGSREARTLLDALVASEGGTLAARAGAAPLLAGLASDLASEPVEVVVSAPSLDGEARALLAAAWGASPPGALVVPIVGGEFSPEEAASLALFTGRQPSQSARAFVCRGGTCHLPVESPEEVARLLSGGR; this is encoded by the coding sequence GTGAACAGATTGGGCCTCGAATCCAGCCCCTATCTTCGACAACACGCGGAGAACCCCGTGGACTGGTACCCATGGGGTGAGGAGGCGCTCCGGAAGGCCCGGGCGGAGGACAAGCCCATCTTCCTGTCCATCGGATACTCCGCCTGCCACTGGTGCCACGTGATGGCCCACGAGTCCTTCGAAAACCCCCGCGTCGCCCGATACCTCAACGACCACTTCGTTTCCATCAAGGTGGACCGGGAGGAGAGACCCGACCTGGACGCCCTCTACATGCGGGCGGTTCAGATCCTCTCCGGACAGGGTGGGTGGCCGCTGACGGCCTTCCTGACGCCAGGCCTTCGACCCTTCTACGGGGGGACGTACTTCCCGCCGGAGCCCGGATGGGGCCGCCCCTCGTTCGGGCAGGTGCTCCGGGGAGTGCTGGAGGCCTTCAAGACCCGGAGGAGCGAAGTGGATGCCTCCGCCGGCTCTGTGGCGGAGGCGGTGGAGAGTTCCTTCAATCCTTCGGAAGAACCGGTCCCGCCTGGGTCTCGGGCCGAGGAAATGGCCCTGGACGCGATCCTGTCCCGCATGGACCCCGAACGGGGCGGATTCGGGGAGGGTCCCAAGTTTCCCCAGCCGCCCCTCCTTTCCTTTCTGTTGGACGCCGCGGCGAGAAGGCGGGAGGCCCTGCCCATCGAGCGCGTGATGACCACCCTCCGCCGGATGGAGGCGGGGGGGATCCGGGACCAGGTGGGCGGGGGCTTCCACCGGTACAGCGTGGACGGCGACTGGCACGTGCCGCACTACGAGAAGATGCTCTACGACAACGCCCAGCTCGCGTCCTTGTATTTCAAGGCCTTCGCCCTCACGGGGGAAACGGGCTTCGCCGCGGTGGCGCAAGAGGTGCTGGCGGACCTGGAGAGGACCTTCTCGGAGCCCGGCGGGGGCTTCATCGCGGCCCTGGACGCGGATTCGGATGGGGAAGAGGGGCGCTACTACCTCTGGACCCGGGACGAGGTGATTCGTGTGGTCGGTCCGGAGGAGGGGCGCCTGGTGGCGGACCTGTTCGGTCTGGGCGAGGGACCCGCCTTGGAGGAGAGAACCCTCCACCGCCGATTGGCCTGGGATCAGGCGTGCGGCTGGACGGGGGAGGCGCCCGCGGCGTTCCGGCGCCGGATCGGCGCTTCGCTGGAGGCCCTCCGAAGGGCCAGGGAGGGCCGGGTTCCTCCGGGCGCCGACACCAAGGTACTCACGGACTGGAACGCCCTGGCCGCGGAGGCCTTTCTGGACGGCTACGCGGCCACCGGGGGCCCCGATCTCCTGGCCCGGGGTCTTCGCCTCCTGGATTCGATCTGGGCCCGGGCTTGGGACGGTGAGCGGCTCCATCACGTGTGGGATGGAGAGCGGGCCAGGGTCCCGGGACTTCTCGCCGATCACGCCTACCTGGCCGCCGCCGAATGGAAGGCCTTCGCGCTCACGGGAACCTCCCGCCGGTTCCGTAGGGTAGAGGCCCTGTTGTCTCGGGTGGAGCGAGACTTTCACCATCCCGAGACCGGCCGAGTCTACGACGTGCCTCTGAAAGGCGGCGACCCCGCCCTCCTGATGCCGGTCCGCGATCCGGACGACGGGGTGCTTCCCTCCGCCGTCTCCGTATACGGAAGGGTGCTCTGGCTCTGGCAACGGCTCACCGGGAGCCGGGAAGCCCGCACGCTTCTGGATGCCTTGGTCGCATCCGAAGGCGGGACCCTTGCCGCCCGGGCCGGGGCCGCGCCCCTTCTGGCCGGCCTTGCCTCCGACCTGGCGTCGGAGCCCGTCGAGGTGGTCGTTTCCGCACCGTCGCTGGATGGGGAAGCGAGGGCGCTCCTGGCTGCGGCCTGGGGCGCCTCCCCTCCGGGGGCCCTCGTCGTCCCCATCGTGGGGGGGGAGTTTTCGCCCGAGGAAGCGGCCTCCCTGGCCCTCTTCACCGGCAGGCAACCCTCTCAGAGCGCCAGGGCCTTTGTCTGCCGGGGAGGGACCTGCCACTTGCCCGTGGAGTCGCCGGAGGAGGTGGCCCGTTTACTCTCGGGGGGCCGGTGA
- a CDS encoding ankyrin repeat domain-containing protein produces the protein MRGGSASRSGFRPWPRPGASLLLALSLLCWALRPSAQTSDAAGPSDLFAAVRAGDVPTIRAFLTKPGAAQARDKEGMTPLHYAAFQGKPAVIEVLLAGGCDPQASDSIGMTPLHASSFNGHAAAAALLLNAQAPRDAQDVFGMTPLHYATANGHPDVVVLLLSKGADRSLKDRKGRTAEDFARSSGKAELLAAFQTRPPSSEKAAPKPALVVTDENLARAPAPGYAQPTAPDPCCPPYASNPYSNSSVAYLERELARVAAQWRDIQSRLDEAEIQCNQARSEANSQAGFGQDGSYSREAELRNRQNAERICSEYYQLQSQAEYLSRSLDSIQDSLEEARARAAIP, from the coding sequence ATGCGAGGCGGTTCGGCTTCCCGTTCCGGTTTCCGACCCTGGCCAAGGCCAGGGGCCTCCCTCCTCCTGGCCCTGTCCCTATTGTGCTGGGCTTTGCGGCCGTCGGCCCAGACCTCAGACGCTGCCGGACCTTCCGACCTCTTTGCGGCGGTGCGGGCGGGAGATGTCCCCACGATCCGGGCCTTCCTCACGAAGCCGGGTGCCGCGCAGGCAAGGGACAAGGAGGGCATGACGCCGCTCCATTATGCAGCCTTTCAGGGAAAGCCCGCCGTGATCGAGGTTCTGCTCGCGGGGGGTTGTGACCCGCAGGCATCCGACTCCATCGGAATGACCCCCTTGCACGCCTCATCGTTCAACGGGCACGCTGCCGCGGCCGCACTCCTCCTTAACGCCCAGGCTCCTCGAGACGCCCAGGACGTGTTCGGCATGACACCACTCCACTACGCTACGGCAAACGGGCACCCCGATGTGGTCGTCCTTCTGCTTTCCAAGGGCGCAGACCGAAGCCTGAAAGACCGGAAAGGGCGGACGGCGGAGGACTTTGCCCGTTCCTCGGGGAAAGCCGAACTCCTCGCGGCGTTCCAGACGCGACCCCCATCTTCCGAAAAGGCCGCGCCAAAGCCGGCCCTCGTCGTCACGGACGAAAATCTCGCGCGCGCCCCCGCGCCCGGCTACGCCCAGCCAACGGCGCCGGACCCGTGTTGCCCTCCCTACGCCTCCAACCCTTATTCCAACTCCAGCGTGGCATACCTGGAACGGGAACTGGCCCGCGTGGCGGCCCAATGGAGGGACATCCAAAGCCGCCTGGACGAGGCGGAAATCCAATGTAATCAGGCGAGGTCTGAGGCCAACTCCCAGGCAGGCTTCGGTCAGGACGGATCCTACTCGCGAGAAGCCGAACTGAGGAATCGTCAGAACGCGGAGAGGATTTGCAGCGAGTACTATCAGCTCCAGAGCCAGGCAGAATACCTGAGCCGATCGCTGGATTCCATCCAGGATTCGCTGGAAGAGGCGCGCGCCAGGGCGGCAATCCCCTGA
- a CDS encoding FAD-dependent oxidoreductase, which translates to MKNRLWGLEIPLGGSSDEEALRRLAARGLGIRIEALSVLRVVRKSLDARRGRRVPAWVFTVDLEMRDRPTRIAGGLRLGPIPDPPTASAAPSRTLGGVRAVVVGTGPSGLFAAEAFALRGASVTVLEQGPPLEGRVSAVAGLWRAGELHPDANVQFGEGGAGTFSDGKLTTRIKDPLSREVLRRFARAGAPESILEEAHPHLGTDGVRRVVRSMRGQIEGLGACFHFRRPLLDLSPQGRGWRLSTPDGPLDADVVVLAVGHSSRDLARRLVALGVPFRAKGFAVGVRAEHPQNWVDGRQYGKFAGHPDLAPAEYFLTFSDEETGRGVYSFCMCPGGLVVNSASEEGHLVTNGMSMSHRASGFANAGIVVTVRPEDFGADPLNGLSFQEDMEARGYALGGGGYKAPAQSAAAFLENRTDPHPLRTSFRPGTRNVNLRGFFPDWVEGPLVRALARFDRTMPGFVERGVLLAPETRTSSPMQVLRSESGEPPGFPGLLLVGEGAGWSGGIVSSAVDALRVVEAWARSR; encoded by the coding sequence ATGAAGAACCGGCTGTGGGGACTGGAGATCCCTCTCGGGGGTTCCTCCGACGAAGAGGCCCTTCGGCGCCTCGCGGCCAGGGGTCTCGGAATCCGCATCGAGGCCCTCTCGGTCCTTCGGGTCGTGCGCAAATCCCTGGACGCACGGAGGGGGCGCCGGGTACCGGCGTGGGTGTTCACCGTCGACCTGGAGATGCGTGACCGCCCCACCCGAATCGCCGGTGGTCTCCGGCTGGGGCCCATCCCCGATCCTCCGACCGCCTCCGCGGCGCCTTCCCGGACCCTGGGAGGGGTCCGGGCCGTCGTTGTGGGAACGGGCCCTTCGGGGCTCTTTGCCGCCGAAGCCTTCGCTCTGCGCGGGGCTTCGGTGACGGTCCTGGAACAGGGTCCGCCCCTGGAGGGCAGGGTCTCCGCGGTGGCCGGATTGTGGCGGGCGGGGGAGCTCCATCCGGATGCGAACGTCCAGTTCGGAGAGGGGGGGGCGGGGACGTTTTCCGACGGCAAGCTCACGACCCGCATCAAGGACCCGCTTTCCCGGGAGGTCCTGCGGCGGTTCGCTCGGGCCGGAGCACCGGAGTCCATTCTGGAGGAGGCCCATCCGCACCTGGGAACCGATGGGGTGAGGCGGGTGGTCCGGTCCATGCGAGGCCAAATCGAAGGACTCGGCGCGTGCTTCCACTTTCGCCGCCCGCTCCTGGACCTCTCCCCACAGGGGCGGGGATGGAGGCTCTCGACCCCCGATGGGCCGTTGGACGCGGACGTCGTGGTTCTCGCCGTGGGTCATTCCTCCCGGGACCTCGCCCGCCGCCTTGTGGCCCTGGGAGTGCCCTTCCGGGCCAAGGGATTCGCCGTGGGGGTCCGGGCGGAGCACCCCCAGAACTGGGTGGATGGTCGCCAGTACGGCAAGTTCGCGGGCCATCCGGACCTCGCGCCAGCGGAGTACTTTCTCACATTTAGCGACGAGGAGACGGGGCGGGGGGTCTACTCCTTCTGCATGTGCCCCGGAGGGCTCGTCGTCAATTCGGCCTCCGAGGAGGGGCACCTGGTCACCAACGGGATGAGCATGTCCCATCGGGCATCCGGCTTCGCCAACGCGGGAATCGTGGTGACCGTGCGACCGGAGGACTTTGGAGCCGATCCCCTCAATGGCCTCTCGTTCCAGGAGGACATGGAGGCTCGCGGGTACGCCCTGGGGGGCGGTGGGTATAAGGCACCCGCCCAGTCGGCGGCCGCTTTCCTTGAAAACCGGACGGATCCGCATCCCTTGCGGACTTCCTTTCGTCCCGGAACGCGGAACGTCAACCTGCGCGGCTTCTTTCCCGATTGGGTGGAGGGGCCTCTGGTGCGCGCCTTGGCGCGCTTCGACAGGACGATGCCGGGCTTCGTGGAACGGGGCGTCCTGCTTGCGCCCGAAACCCGCACCTCCAGCCCCATGCAGGTCCTTCGCAGCGAATCGGGGGAGCCTCCGGGATTCCCTGGCCTCCTCCTCGTGGGCGAGGGGGCGGGCTGGTCCGGCGGGATCGTCTCCTCCGCCGTGGACGCCCTCAGGGTCGTGGAGGCGTGGGCCCGGTCCCGCTGA